The nucleotide window ATCCTCGCTGCAGTTAGCAGCCTCATTAAAGACATCCTTGATGGGCCCGTTCTCAGGGATCGGCGATGCCCTGTTCAACACCATTCCGAAAGTGGTCATGGGTGCCATGACGGCCTATGCCGCGATTGAAGGCAACTGGATTACCTGTATTATCATGATTGCGATTTTTACACCGCTGATCACCTGGGTTCGTCAGAAACTGATTGAAATCGGGTATTACGGCGGAGCGGAGCTAATCACTTCACGCAAGGATCAGCTGAACAACATCCGTGATGCGGTTTCAGTCTTGGGCGTTATCGTTATCGGTGCGCTGATTCCATCCTTAGTTAAGGTAACCACTCCGCTGGCGATCACCATCGGCGACGCTTCGCAGACCATTCAATCGATTCTGGACGGAATTCTGCCGGCTCTGCTTCCATGTATCGTCACCGCCGTCACCTATTTTGGACTGACGAAGATCAAAGGCATGAATACGGTCAAAATGGTCTGGATTATGATCGTGGCCACAATTCTTCTGTCTTACTTCGGCATCCTGGCTTAAAATGACGGAACTCAGTTCCACTTGAACGAATGAGGACGTCAATCTCAAAAATCCGGCTGGCCGCTTTCGATTTTGATGGTACGTTAGTCCCCAAAGATATCCCCAACCTGGATCTGGAAACGGACATTGTGAGGCTGCTGCAGAAACTTCGGCAGCAGGGGGTTTACATCACGGTTGCGACCGGCCGGCATCCTTCCTATATTCTTAAACGTATCCATCGCTTTGCCTTCGATGCGATTGTCGGCTATTCCGGCAATGTCACATTGATCGCCAATCAGCTGCAGGCTTTTACCTTTGAGCCTGCCATTGTTCGGCAGATTGCAGCCTATGCCGGCCAGCTGTCTCAGATCGACGTTACGGCGTATACGAAGGAAGGGATCGCCTGCTGCGGCAGCCGCAAGCATCAGGCTGAATTGAAAGCTCGGCTGGCTCAGACAGAACGCATCTGTGATCTCAACGGTGTGACCGAATTTCTGCTTTCTGAGGAGTCTTCCGTGTCGGCGATGATGGTAAGCCGGCTTTGTCTGCGCTATGCTGATCCTTCGCAGGCAGCCGCAATCCAGGCCGCTTTTCCAAAACAGTTTCATGATTATCGGTTGGTCAGAACCGGAAACCGACAGATGGAAGTCCTGCATGCCAGCCGCTCCAAAGCAACGGAAATGCTGAAGCTTGCTGCTCAATTCCAAGTGAGGGCCGATCAGGTTGCGGCCGTTGGCGATGATGAAAACGATCTGGAAATGCTGCAGCGATTTCATCCCAGCTACTATGTCGGTTCCCATCATCCGCTTCTGCAGCAGGCTGCAGACTATACAGCTGCCAGCTGCCGCGATGTCTTAGCCGCAT belongs to Holdemania massiliensis and includes:
- a CDS encoding PTS system mannose/fructose/sorbose family transporter subunit IID, whose product is MSETNKKLTKKELRKFSVRYALTAQACQSYEAMQGVACAYSMGPFFEEWFADDPDLLQQKFQNNLKFFNCQTYFGAAITAAALAIEQDRDPSSLQLAASLKTSLMGPFSGIGDALFNTIPKVVMGAMTAYAAIEGNWITCIIMIAIFTPLITWVRQKLIEIGYYGGAELITSRKDQLNNIRDAVSVLGVIVIGALIPSLVKVTTPLAITIGDASQTIQSILDGILPALLPCIVTAVTYFGLTKIKGMNTVKMVWIMIVATILLSYFGILA
- a CDS encoding HAD-IIB family hydrolase, which gives rise to MRTSISKIRLAAFDFDGTLVPKDIPNLDLETDIVRLLQKLRQQGVYITVATGRHPSYILKRIHRFAFDAIVGYSGNVTLIANQLQAFTFEPAIVRQIAAYAGQLSQIDVTAYTKEGIACCGSRKHQAELKARLAQTERICDLNGVTEFLLSEESSVSAMMVSRLCLRYADPSQAAAIQAAFPKQFHDYRLVRTGNRQMEVLHASRSKATEMLKLAAQFQVRADQVAAVGDDENDLEMLQRFHPSYYVGSHHPLLQQAADYTAASCRDVLAALTNKEGERNA